GACAGGCCGGATTTGGCAGTGACTCGCAACTTAGTAAAGTTCCAGGGCTCAGTAGTATTGATCAGGGAATGGCCGGGCTCAAGCTCGGCTCTGACATGTCGGCTGTTACGAAAACGGTCGGGTCTCCTTTAGGTGGGACGGCGGGTATGAGTAGCATGGCTGCCAACAGCATGCCACCTGTCAGCTCCTCTGCACCAAAACCCACCTCATGGGCTGCTATCGCAAGGAAACCGGCGAAACCTCAGCCCAAGCTGAAGCCCAAGCCCAATATGGGTTTGGGAAGTGGCGCCACGATTCCCCCTCCGCCGATAAAGCATAACATGAACATTGGGACCTGGGAGGACAAAGGCTCCATAACCAAACCCCCTCTTGTGCAGCAGATGCTCCCGCCTCAGCCCTTGATGCAGCAGCAACTCTTGGCCCAACCTCAGCCCATGCTGCAAAGTCCAATGCCACCCCaacaccaacaccagcagctccAGCTACAATCTCCCCAGCACCCTCAGCAGCTGCCTCCAGGTCCTCCCCACCCTCACCATCACTCGCAACCAGGTCCCCCGCAGCCCCTGCACCCACCTCAGTTGCAGAACCCCCCACCCCAAAATCGCTGGGTGGCTCCTCGGAACCGGGGAACCACATTTAACCAGAACAGCGGCATGGAGAATTTTGGCCTTGGGACGGGAGTCCCCTTGAGCTCATTGCCTTCTTTCAGCCTTCTTCAGTGTGTTTTGGAGTGTGTTGAGGCCCTCAACAATTACAACCCCAAAGACTTTGACTGGAACTTGAAAAATGGACGGGTCTTCATCATCAAGAGCTACTCGGAGGATGACATCCACCGTTCCATCAAGTACTCCATCTGGTGCAGCACAGAGCATGGGAACAAGCGTCTGGATGGCGCCTACCGATCGCTGTGTGCTAAAGGTCCACTGTACTTGCTCTTTAGTGTCAATGGCAGCGGACACTTTTGCGGTGTGGCCGAGATGAAGTCAACCGTGGACTATAACGCCTATGCTGGCGTCTGGTCCCAGGATAAGTGGAAGGGCAAGTTTGAGGTGAAATGGATCTTTGTTAAGGATGTGCCCAATAACCAACTGCGGCACATTCGCTTGGAAAACAATGACAACAAGCCTGTCACCAACTCAAGGGACACTCAGGAAGTGCCCCTAGAGAAGGCAAAGCAAGTGCTTAAAATTATTGCGACTTTCAAGCATACCACCTCAATCTTTGATGATTTTGCACATTATGAAAAGCGGCAGGAGGAAGAGGAAGCCATGCGAAGGGTAAGCGCAGCTTTCTGCCACTCTTCACAATAGCAGAAAGCAGGCACTGCACCTTTAGATCTCGTTAACATTGTTATGTTTTAGTGCTGTCAGCATGTCCATCCATTTTCAAAGGTAGGTTTTTTAATAGCAACCCATTTCTAAGCCAGATAAGTCACTCTGTATCTAATTTCCAAGCCTTTCTATATCTTTTGGGTTTAAGTAAATGGAGTCAGTAATACATTAGAAATGAAGTTGGTTATATTTGGAAATTAAGTATGTTTTTACTGGTGGTCACATAACAAGTTGTTTGTTATTGCTCAACACGGCTTGCACATAACACATTTCCCCTATATTTCAATTAACTGAACTGCTAAAGTCTCAGAAGTT
This sequence is a window from Cyprinus carpio isolate SPL01 chromosome A24, ASM1834038v1, whole genome shotgun sequence. Protein-coding genes within it:
- the ythdf3 gene encoding YTH domain-containing family protein 3 isoform X1 codes for the protein MSATTVDQRPKGQGNKVQNGSMHQKDAVNDDDFDNYLSSQTNQSNSYPPMSDPYMPSYYAPSIGFPYSLGEAAWSTAGDPPMPYLTTYGQMSNGEHHFIPDGVFSQPGALGNTPPFLSQHGFNFFPGNADFSTWGTSGSQGQSTQSSAYSSSYGYPPSSLGRAIADGQAGFGSDSQLSKVPGLSSIDQGMAGLKLGSDMSAVTKTVGSPLGGTAGMSSMAANSMPPVSSSAPKPTSWAAIARKPAKPQPKLKPKPNMGLGSGATIPPPPIKHNMNIGTWEDKGSITKPPLVQQMLPPQPLMQQQLLAQPQPMLQSPMPPQHQHQQLQLQSPQHPQQLPPGPPHPHHHSQPGPPQPLHPPQLQNPPPQNRWVAPRNRGTTFNQNSGMENFGLGTGVPLSSLPSFSLLQCVLECVEALNNYNPKDFDWNLKNGRVFIIKSYSEDDIHRSIKYSIWCSTEHGNKRLDGAYRSLCAKGPLYLLFSVNGSGHFCGVAEMKSTVDYNAYAGVWSQDKWKGKFEVKWIFVKDVPNNQLRHIRLENNDNKPVTNSRDTQEVPLEKAKQVLKIIATFKHTTSIFDDFAHYEKRQEEEEAMRRVSAAFCHSSQ
- the ythdf3 gene encoding YTH domain-containing family protein 3 isoform X2; this translates as MSATTVDQRPKGQGNKVQNGSMHQKDAVNDDDFDNYLSSQTNQSNSYPPMSDPYMPSYYAPSIGFPYSLGEAAWSTAGDPPMPYLTTYGQMSNGEHHFIPDGVFSQPGALGNTPPFLSQHGFNFFPGNADFSTWGTSGSQGQSTQSSAYSSSYGYPPSSLGRAIADGQAGFGSDSQLSKVPGLSSIDQGMAGLKLGSDMSAVTKTVGSPLGGTAGMSSMAANSMPPVSSSAPKPTSWAAIARKPAKPQPKLKPKPNMGLGSGATIPPPPIKHNMNIGTWEDKGSITKPPLVQQMLPPQPLMQQQLLAQPQPMLQSPMPPQHQHQQLQLQSPQHPQQLPPGPPHPHHHSQPGPPQPLHPPQLQNPPPQNRWVAPRNRGTTFNQNSGMENFGLGTGVPLSSLPSFSLLQCVLECVEALNNYNPKDFDWNLKNGRVFIIKSYSEDDIHRSIKYSIWCSTEHGNKRLDGAYRSLCAKGPLYLLFSVNGSGHFCGVAEMKSTVDYNAYAGVWSQDKWKGKFEVKWIFVKDVPNNQLRHIRLENNDNKPVTNSRDTQEVPLEKAKQVLKIIATFKHTTSIFDDFAHYEKRQEEEEAMRRERNRNKQ